In a single window of the Streptomyces sp. CGMCC 4.7035 genome:
- a CDS encoding YbfB/YjiJ family MFS transporter — protein sequence MGVGRFVYTPVLPLMHTQAGLSAGAGANLATANYVGYLVGALTGIVAPALVRSPLVLRGSLVALTATLAFMPATHSTAAWIVLRLAAGIASALIFVIAVSSLLSHLREHPAHLPGWAFGGVGAGIALSGLLVLVLRAFADWRAAWWALAALCAVLAAGSWNLRPEQTPVPAATMAEARPRTRTHRWFSALFVSYTLEGIGYIVAGTFLVAAIGQSSPGWAGSGAWVLVGLAAVPSSALWARLGHRWSRPDLLLAALVIQAVGIALPALIGGVAAALISAVLFGVTFIGVSTLALAAGAHLRFPRSVALLTTGYSVGQILGPLAVAPLLHHGYHQALTLAAIVVLAAAVAAGVLRVGFPRHAAVVRDGVSAPVRRSAPADAVPASTDRG from the coding sequence ATGGGAGTCGGCCGGTTCGTCTACACCCCGGTCCTTCCCCTGATGCACACCCAGGCGGGGCTGTCGGCCGGCGCGGGCGCCAACCTGGCCACCGCCAACTACGTCGGTTACCTCGTCGGCGCCCTCACCGGCATCGTGGCCCCCGCGCTGGTCCGTTCACCCCTCGTCCTGCGCGGTTCCCTGGTCGCGCTGACCGCCACCCTGGCCTTCATGCCCGCCACGCACAGCACCGCCGCCTGGATCGTCCTGCGGCTGGCGGCCGGCATCGCCAGCGCCCTGATCTTCGTCATCGCGGTGAGTTCCCTCCTCAGCCATCTGCGGGAGCACCCCGCCCACCTGCCCGGCTGGGCCTTCGGCGGCGTAGGTGCCGGCATCGCCCTGTCCGGGCTGCTGGTCCTCGTCCTGCGCGCCTTCGCCGACTGGAGGGCCGCCTGGTGGGCCTTGGCCGCGCTCTGCGCGGTCCTCGCCGCCGGCTCATGGAACCTGCGTCCCGAACAGACCCCCGTACCCGCCGCCACCATGGCGGAAGCCCGGCCGCGGACGCGCACGCACCGCTGGTTCAGCGCCCTGTTCGTCAGCTACACCCTGGAGGGCATCGGCTACATCGTCGCCGGAACCTTCCTCGTCGCCGCGATCGGGCAGAGCTCACCGGGCTGGGCCGGCAGCGGCGCCTGGGTGCTGGTCGGCCTGGCCGCCGTGCCGTCCTCCGCGCTGTGGGCCCGGCTGGGGCACCGCTGGTCCCGTCCCGACCTGCTGCTCGCCGCGCTCGTCATCCAGGCGGTCGGCATCGCCCTGCCCGCCCTGATCGGCGGAGTGGCGGCGGCCCTGATCTCAGCGGTCCTCTTCGGCGTGACCTTCATCGGCGTCAGTACGCTCGCCCTGGCCGCGGGCGCGCATCTGCGGTTCCCCCGCTCCGTGGCGCTGCTGACCACCGGGTACTCCGTCGGCCAGATCCTCGGGCCGCTGGCCGTCGCCCCGTTGCTCCACCACGGCTACCACCAGGCCCTCACCCTGGCCGCGATCGTGGTCCTCGCGGCAGCCGTCGCCGCGGGCGTCCTCCGCGTCGGCTTCCCGCGCCATGCGGCGGTCGTACGAGACGGGGTCTCCGCCCCCGTGCGGCGGTCCGCGCCGGCGGACGCGGTTCCGGCTTCGACGGACCGTGGCTGA
- a CDS encoding GOLPH3/VPS74 family protein, translating to MTTARDLLIVALDAAPGRPAEPGDLSLALAGAELIDLMDVRALTLDGEHIVPSDPPVTDDRLLADAASSLTRQAPYESVEDWLWRRGRGLSSAYLSAFEEEGRFARQRRRWLPVWTGEAVLVDSPERRQATDRWTAGEPVLAALATAIGIRDTPAGGLADTTGEAAATVLAAVDDAVTELTAVRQRRAIEKAAFDNIWRGQ from the coding sequence ATGACGACCGCACGAGACCTGTTGATCGTCGCCCTGGACGCGGCCCCGGGCCGCCCCGCCGAACCGGGCGACCTGTCGCTCGCGCTCGCGGGAGCCGAGCTGATCGACCTCATGGACGTCCGAGCCCTCACTCTGGACGGAGAGCACATCGTGCCGAGCGACCCGCCGGTGACGGACGATCGCCTGCTGGCCGACGCCGCGTCGTCGCTCACCCGGCAGGCGCCGTACGAGTCGGTCGAGGACTGGTTGTGGCGCAGAGGGCGTGGTCTGTCCTCGGCGTATCTCTCCGCATTCGAGGAGGAGGGGCGGTTCGCGCGGCAGCGCCGCCGCTGGCTGCCTGTCTGGACCGGCGAAGCCGTGCTGGTCGATTCACCTGAGCGGCGGCAGGCGACCGACCGCTGGACCGCCGGGGAACCGGTGCTCGCCGCGCTCGCCACGGCCATCGGGATCCGCGATACGCCGGCCGGAGGGCTCGCGGACACGACAGGCGAGGCGGCGGCGACGGTGCTGGCCGCCGTCGATGACGCGGTGACGGAACTGACCGCCGTGCGGCAACGGCGCGCCATCGAGAAGGCGGCCTTCGACAACATCTGGCGAGGCCAATAA
- a CDS encoding peptide deformylase, with translation MASEVDLTDPNDRPIAERVEELLATGGPLPIVAAGDPVLRRGTEPFDGQLDPALLARFIEALRETMHAAPGVGLAAPQVGVELRIAVIEDPAPVPEEIRLARGRVPQPFRVLVNPSYEAVGSERAAFYEGCLSVPGWQAVVARHARVRLRALDEHGVAVDEEFTGWPARIVQHETDHLDGMLYLDRAELRSLSSNEATAQRWAQPTPERAAAALGFTLPR, from the coding sequence GCCACCGGCGGCCCGTTGCCGATCGTCGCGGCCGGCGATCCGGTGCTGCGCCGCGGCACCGAGCCCTTCGACGGTCAGCTGGATCCCGCGCTCCTGGCCCGTTTCATCGAGGCGCTGCGCGAGACGATGCACGCGGCACCGGGAGTGGGACTCGCGGCGCCACAGGTCGGGGTGGAGCTGCGGATCGCCGTCATCGAGGACCCGGCGCCGGTCCCGGAGGAGATCCGGCTGGCGCGCGGGCGGGTGCCGCAGCCCTTCCGGGTGCTCGTCAACCCGTCGTACGAGGCGGTCGGCAGTGAACGGGCCGCGTTCTACGAGGGCTGCCTCAGCGTGCCGGGCTGGCAGGCCGTGGTGGCCCGGCACGCCCGGGTGCGGCTGCGGGCGCTGGACGAGCACGGGGTCGCGGTGGACGAGGAGTTCACGGGCTGGCCGGCGCGCATCGTCCAGCACGAGACGGACCATCTGGACGGCATGCTCTACCTGGACCGGGCGGAGCTGCGCTCGCTGTCGTCGAACGAGGCGACGGCGCAGCGGTGGGCGCAGCCGACGCCGGAACGGGCGGCGGCGGCACTGGGGTTCACTCTGCCGCGCTGA
- the trxA gene encoding thioredoxin, which translates to MSSTVELTKENFDQTVTDNEFVLIDFWASWCGPCRQFAPVYEKAAEENPDLVFAKVDTEAQPELAAAFGIQSIPTLMIVRDQVAIFAQPGALPQAALDDVIGQARKLDMDEVRKSVAEQQAKAEQDGQ; encoded by the coding sequence ATGAGCAGCACCGTGGAGCTCACCAAGGAGAACTTCGACCAGACGGTCACGGACAACGAGTTCGTCCTGATCGACTTCTGGGCGTCCTGGTGCGGGCCGTGTCGTCAGTTCGCCCCGGTCTACGAGAAGGCCGCGGAGGAGAACCCCGACCTGGTGTTCGCCAAGGTGGACACCGAGGCGCAGCCGGAGCTGGCGGCGGCCTTCGGTATCCAGTCGATCCCGACGCTGATGATCGTGCGGGACCAGGTCGCCATCTTCGCGCAGCCGGGCGCCCTGCCGCAGGCCGCCCTCGACGACGTCATCGGCCAGGCCCGCAAGCTGGACATGGACGAGGTCCGCAAGTCGGTCGCCGAGCAGCAGGCGAAGGCCGAGCAGGACGGGCAGTGA
- a CDS encoding muconolactone Delta-isomerase family protein encodes MREFLVEITTTVPEGTGQEEVDRRRAAEAVRAGELAAGGNLVRLWRPVGELRSLGIWRAADEEELHEKVLGTLPLRPWMTLTVTALEPHPNDPGRTGGTA; translated from the coding sequence ATGCGCGAGTTCCTGGTCGAGATCACCACCACCGTTCCCGAGGGCACCGGCCAAGAGGAAGTCGACCGGCGTCGGGCCGCCGAAGCCGTCCGCGCCGGGGAACTGGCCGCCGGCGGCAACCTCGTACGGCTGTGGCGCCCGGTCGGTGAGCTGCGCAGCCTCGGCATCTGGCGGGCCGCCGACGAGGAGGAGCTCCACGAGAAGGTGCTCGGCACGCTGCCGCTGCGCCCGTGGATGACCCTCACCGTCACCGCGCTCGAACCGCACCCCAACGACCCGGGCCGGACCGGCGGCACCGCCTGA
- a CDS encoding acyltransferase family protein — protein sequence MSTESERSATAPRRGELDALRTLVVVGLVFFHAALVFSPDDDFYVKNAETTDAVTVLAGFGVVWAMPMLFLVAGLGARHSIRRRGTGGFVRERLLRLGVPLVFATLVLCPVPQWLRLRAADSGYHESYWRFWPRFLTVRPDPGDFPFVLEGDHFETGHLWFVVLLLAFCLLLAPVAALVPAGSERVASAVTRRPALLLLPALPLALINALLGMEENYAGWNRWAYLVFFLCGYALADDDRVRAALRRGAVPIGVLGLVLFAGTAPGFVAGDAPFTAWTPLALLTRALFGAAGWCWVVAILGLLERRRAGEEPPADRGSGRRAMRYLAAAALPLYVLHQPVVVVFAYGVVGWHAPMTVKYAAIVAGSLAVILVVYEYAVRRTRVTRFLFGMRSRPERGGTGGIRSTAR from the coding sequence ATGAGCACGGAGTCCGAGCGGTCGGCGACCGCTCCCCGCCGCGGTGAACTGGACGCGCTGCGCACGCTCGTAGTGGTCGGGCTGGTCTTCTTCCATGCCGCCCTCGTGTTCTCCCCGGACGACGACTTCTACGTCAAGAACGCGGAGACGACCGACGCCGTCACCGTTCTCGCCGGTTTCGGCGTGGTGTGGGCGATGCCGATGCTGTTCCTCGTCGCCGGCCTCGGTGCCCGCCACTCGATCCGCCGTCGCGGCACCGGCGGATTCGTCCGCGAACGCCTGCTGCGCCTGGGCGTCCCGCTGGTCTTCGCCACGCTCGTCCTCTGCCCCGTTCCGCAGTGGCTGCGGCTGCGGGCCGCCGACTCCGGCTACCACGAGTCGTACTGGCGCTTCTGGCCCCGCTTCCTCACCGTCCGTCCGGACCCGGGCGACTTCCCGTTCGTCCTGGAGGGAGACCACTTCGAGACCGGCCATCTGTGGTTCGTCGTCCTGCTCCTCGCCTTCTGTCTGCTCCTCGCACCGGTCGCCGCGCTGGTGCCCGCAGGCAGCGAGCGCGTCGCCTCCGCGGTGACGCGCCGGCCCGCGCTGCTCCTGCTGCCGGCGCTGCCGCTCGCCCTGATCAACGCGCTGCTGGGCATGGAGGAGAACTACGCGGGCTGGAACCGCTGGGCGTACCTGGTGTTCTTCCTCTGCGGCTACGCACTGGCCGACGACGACCGGGTCCGCGCCGCCCTGCGTCGCGGTGCCGTACCGATCGGCGTACTCGGCCTCGTACTGTTCGCGGGGACCGCGCCCGGATTCGTCGCCGGGGACGCCCCGTTCACCGCATGGACTCCTCTCGCGCTGCTGACCAGGGCGCTGTTCGGCGCGGCGGGGTGGTGCTGGGTGGTGGCGATCCTCGGCCTGCTGGAGCGGCGCCGTGCGGGCGAGGAGCCCCCCGCGGACCGGGGCAGCGGGCGGCGGGCGATGAGGTATCTCGCCGCCGCCGCGCTGCCGCTGTACGTGCTGCATCAGCCCGTCGTGGTCGTCTTCGCGTACGGGGTGGTGGGGTGGCACGCGCCGATGACGGTCAAGTACGCGGCGATCGTGGCCGGTTCGCTGGCCGTGATCCTCGTGGTGTACGAGTACGCCGTGCGCAGGACCCGGGTGACGCGCTTCCTGTTCGGGATGCGGTCCCGGCCCGAACGCGGCGGGACCGGGGGAATCCGGTCCACCGCGCGCTGA
- a CDS encoding D-cysteine desulfhydrase family protein yields the protein MSDKIALSTWPTPLEPMPRLAVALGLGQDDLWIKRDDLIGLGGGGNKVRKLEWTVGAALAQGADTLVTTGAAQSNHARLTAAAGARLGLDVVLVFPGTPGSAANGSGNLVLDSLFGARIFWAGDGVPSALADVADDVCRQLRRDGARPYLIPFGGSSPLGARGYVEGGEELHAQLPDVEHVVVALGSGGTMAGLIGALGEERVLGVHCGAVADPSATVADLAGALTGRTVGPDSLRIRTDQVGAGYGVLYEPVLEAMRTAAVIEGIVLDPVYSGRAMAGLIAAVRSGDIRPGQRTVLLHTGGLPGLFGHAETVGRTVTTLQSYKAV from the coding sequence ATGAGTGACAAGATCGCCCTGTCGACGTGGCCCACCCCGCTGGAACCCATGCCCCGTCTGGCGGTGGCACTGGGGCTGGGCCAGGACGACCTCTGGATCAAGCGGGACGACCTCATCGGACTCGGTGGTGGCGGCAACAAGGTCCGCAAACTCGAATGGACCGTCGGGGCCGCCCTCGCACAAGGCGCGGACACGCTGGTCACGACCGGTGCCGCACAGAGCAACCACGCACGCCTCACCGCGGCCGCCGGCGCCCGCCTGGGACTCGACGTCGTGCTGGTCTTCCCCGGCACACCCGGCAGTGCCGCGAACGGTTCCGGCAACCTCGTGCTCGACAGCCTCTTCGGAGCCAGGATCTTCTGGGCCGGAGACGGTGTGCCCAGCGCCCTGGCAGACGTCGCGGACGACGTCTGCCGGCAGCTGCGCCGCGACGGAGCCCGCCCCTACCTCATCCCCTTCGGAGGTTCGAGTCCCCTCGGAGCGCGGGGATACGTGGAAGGCGGCGAGGAACTGCACGCCCAACTGCCCGACGTGGAGCACGTCGTGGTCGCGCTCGGTTCCGGCGGCACCATGGCCGGACTGATCGGCGCGTTGGGGGAGGAACGTGTCCTCGGCGTGCACTGCGGGGCGGTGGCGGATCCGTCCGCCACGGTGGCCGACCTCGCGGGCGCTCTCACCGGCCGCACGGTCGGCCCGGACTCCCTACGGATCCGCACCGACCAGGTCGGCGCCGGGTACGGAGTCCTGTACGAACCCGTCCTGGAGGCGATGCGGACGGCCGCGGTCATCGAGGGCATCGTTCTGGACCCCGTGTACAGCGGACGCGCCATGGCCGGACTGATCGCCGCCGTCCGCAGCGGCGACATCCGACCGGGGCAGCGCACCGTGCTTCTCCACACCGGTGGGCTGCCGGGCCTGTTCGGACACGCGGAGACAGTGGGCCGCACTGTCACAACTCTGCAGTCCTACAAGGCGGTTTGA
- a CDS encoding flotillin family protein, with protein sequence MPMVIGVVAGAVVLALVFIVGVFKLMWRVAEPNEALIISGSKHRTEGLEEGMGFRIVTGRGTLVLPGVQAVRKLSLDLNETELHVDCVTHQGIPLKVRGVVIFKVGDDFVSIANAGRRFLDQQKLMSERVHNVFAGHLRSIVGGLTVEDMIRDREKLTGQTRAACGTEMEKLGLIVDSLQIHEIEDPTGYIKNLAAPHAAAVQRDARIAQAESNRLATEAEQQSFARMAEATRDSEILQAGYQAERDKAAAKARQAGPLADAAARQEVVVQETRVAELEAHRREQQLQADVRKPADAKAYEKRTLAEAERDARISAAQAKAKETELAAAAEATRVKTAAGAEAEATKARGTATAAATRATGEAEAAAAQAKGLAEAEATKAKGLAEAEAIKARATALAENQEAVVAQQLAEKWPEIVQAGASAFGNVDNMVLLNGADGMADMFAKALTMGGTGLGLARQLLSSMNQNGTPAGGTPGLNGVVTPRPEKVTVEKDE encoded by the coding sequence ATGCCGATGGTCATCGGCGTCGTCGCGGGGGCTGTCGTCCTCGCGCTGGTTTTCATCGTTGGTGTCTTCAAGCTCATGTGGCGCGTCGCGGAGCCCAACGAAGCACTGATCATCTCCGGTTCGAAGCATCGGACCGAAGGTCTCGAAGAGGGCATGGGTTTCCGCATCGTCACGGGGCGCGGCACGCTGGTGCTGCCGGGCGTGCAGGCGGTGCGCAAGCTCTCGCTCGACCTCAACGAGACCGAACTGCACGTGGACTGCGTCACCCACCAGGGCATTCCGCTGAAGGTGCGGGGCGTGGTCATCTTCAAGGTGGGCGACGACTTCGTGTCGATCGCCAACGCGGGCCGCCGCTTCCTGGACCAGCAGAAGCTGATGTCGGAGCGCGTGCACAACGTGTTCGCGGGTCATCTCCGCTCGATCGTGGGCGGGTTGACGGTCGAGGACATGATCCGCGACCGGGAGAAGCTCACCGGGCAGACCCGGGCCGCCTGCGGCACGGAGATGGAGAAGCTGGGCCTGATCGTGGACTCGCTTCAGATCCACGAGATCGAGGACCCGACGGGCTACATCAAGAACCTGGCCGCGCCGCACGCGGCGGCGGTGCAGCGGGACGCACGCATCGCGCAGGCGGAGTCGAACCGTCTCGCCACCGAGGCGGAGCAGCAGTCGTTCGCGCGGATGGCGGAGGCGACGCGGGACAGCGAGATCCTTCAGGCCGGTTACCAGGCCGAGCGCGACAAGGCGGCCGCCAAGGCGCGCCAGGCCGGTCCGCTCGCCGATGCGGCGGCCCGTCAGGAGGTCGTGGTCCAGGAGACCCGGGTCGCCGAACTGGAGGCGCACCGGCGCGAACAGCAGCTCCAGGCGGACGTCCGCAAGCCGGCGGACGCGAAGGCCTACGAGAAGCGCACGCTGGCCGAGGCCGAGCGTGACGCGCGGATCTCCGCGGCCCAGGCCAAGGCGAAGGAGACCGAGCTGGCGGCCGCGGCGGAGGCGACCCGGGTCAAGACGGCCGCGGGCGCCGAGGCCGAGGCGACGAAGGCGCGGGGTACGGCCACGGCTGCGGCGACCCGGGCCACCGGTGAGGCCGAAGCGGCGGCCGCGCAGGCGAAGGGTCTCGCGGAGGCCGAGGCGACCAAGGCCAAGGGCCTGGCCGAGGCGGAGGCCATCAAGGCACGCGCCACCGCCCTCGCGGAAAACCAGGAGGCCGTGGTCGCCCAGCAACTCGCCGAGAAGTGGCCGGAGATCGTCCAGGCGGGCGCGTCCGCCTTCGGCAACGTCGACAACATGGTGCTGCTCAACGGCGCCGACGGCATGGCCGACATGTTCGCCAAGGCACTGACGATGGGCGGCACCGGCCTGGGGCTCGCGCGTCAGCTGCTGTCCTCCATGAACCAGAACGGCACGCCGGCGGGCGGCACCCCCGGGCTCAACGGGGTCGTGACGCCGCGTCCGGAGAAGGTGACGGTGGAGAAGGACGAGTGA
- a CDS encoding amidase has protein sequence MVPDRAPGLAECARALADGEVTSRALVERALARIEATQSSVNAFRLVRAEAALAEAEAADKELATGVRRPLLGVPVAVKDDMDVAGEPTAFGCPGDFPPVTEDAEAVRLLRAAGAVIVGKTNTCELGQWPFTEGPAFGATRNPWHLGHTPGGSSGGSAAAVAAGLVPAALGSDGAGSVRIPAAWTHLVGIKPQRGRISTWPRPESFQGITVNGTLARTVADAALLLDAASGNHVGDLHRPPALDVSAAVGRDPGRLRIALSLKPPFTGLPARLDPRVRARILALAERLSALGHLVEEAEPRYGQVGLTFVPRATAGLAERVRDAPHPGLLDRRTRDAARLGRLLGGAPLRVARRAEATLHRRVGALFASYDVILAPTTAAPPPRIGTLVNMNGWNTDRAMIAACPYAWPWNVLGWPGVNVPAGLVDGDTSPAGPGRDPGGRLPVGAQLLGPANSEPLLVSLAAQLEADLRWHESWPPHEAAADTRAA, from the coding sequence ATGGTTCCCGACCGCGCTCCGGGGCTGGCCGAGTGCGCCCGCGCGCTCGCCGACGGCGAGGTGACCTCCCGCGCGCTCGTGGAGCGTGCACTGGCCAGGATCGAGGCGACGCAGTCCTCGGTGAACGCGTTCCGCCTGGTGCGCGCCGAGGCCGCGCTCGCCGAGGCGGAGGCGGCCGACAAGGAGCTGGCGACGGGGGTGCGGCGCCCCCTGCTCGGGGTGCCGGTGGCCGTCAAGGACGACATGGACGTGGCGGGCGAGCCGACGGCGTTCGGCTGCCCGGGCGACTTCCCGCCGGTGACCGAGGACGCGGAGGCGGTACGTCTGCTGCGGGCGGCCGGGGCCGTGATCGTCGGCAAGACCAACACCTGCGAGCTGGGGCAGTGGCCCTTCACCGAGGGGCCCGCATTCGGCGCGACCCGCAATCCCTGGCACCTCGGCCACACCCCGGGCGGCTCGTCCGGGGGATCGGCGGCGGCCGTCGCCGCGGGCCTGGTGCCGGCCGCGCTGGGCTCGGACGGCGCCGGGTCGGTCCGCATCCCGGCCGCCTGGACGCACCTGGTCGGCATCAAGCCGCAGCGCGGCCGGATCTCGACCTGGCCGCGCCCCGAGTCGTTCCAGGGCATCACGGTCAACGGCACGCTCGCCCGTACGGTCGCGGACGCGGCCCTGCTCCTGGACGCGGCGAGCGGCAACCACGTCGGCGATCTGCACCGCCCGCCCGCGCTCGACGTCTCGGCGGCGGTCGGACGCGACCCGGGCCGGCTGCGCATCGCACTCTCCCTGAAGCCGCCCTTCACCGGGCTGCCCGCCCGCCTCGATCCCCGCGTACGGGCACGGATCCTGGCGCTCGCGGAGCGGCTGTCCGCGCTCGGGCACCTGGTCGAGGAGGCGGAGCCGCGGTACGGGCAGGTCGGGCTCACCTTCGTGCCGCGGGCGACCGCCGGCCTGGCCGAGCGGGTGCGCGACGCGCCCCACCCGGGCCTGCTCGACCGGCGCACCCGCGACGCCGCCCGCCTGGGCCGGCTCCTCGGCGGGGCGCCACTGCGCGTGGCGCGGCGGGCGGAGGCGACGCTGCACCGGCGCGTAGGGGCCCTCTTCGCGTCGTACGACGTCATCCTCGCGCCGACGACGGCCGCTCCCCCGCCGCGCATCGGGACGCTGGTGAACATGAACGGCTGGAACACCGACCGCGCGATGATCGCCGCCTGCCCGTACGCGTGGCCGTGGAACGTGCTGGGCTGGCCGGGCGTCAACGTCCCCGCCGGCCTCGTCGACGGGGACACCTCCCCCGCCGGGCCGGGCCGAGACCCCGGGGGACGGCTGCCGGTCGGTGCGCAGCTGCTCGGACCGGCGAACAGCGAGCCGCTTCTGGTGTCGCTGGCGGCCCAGTTGGAGGCGGACCTGCGATGGCACGAGTCGTGGCCGCCGCACGAAGCCGCCGCGGACACACGGGCGGCGTAG
- a CDS encoding LacI family DNA-binding transcriptional regulator: MRYVMVQIPKEPVSPSPAPPAVPTSADVARLAGVSRATVSYVLNNTSAVRISEPTRRRVHKAAEELGYVPHAAARSLRAGHSRMVLMPSPNVPVGPLYSQFFNELQWALSRLDYTVVQYGSIGLYGDEAARAWAELRPVAVLVPGGGLGPQGVHVLKRSGARAVVTLGPERVEGAHALLLDHDGVGHSAGVHLLARGRRRVGVVIPQEPGLEFFSKPRLEGVRRALEGTDATVTELPLAYEEEAAARLAARWRSLGLDAVFAYNDEYAMLLMRALQDEGVGIPQETAVVGADDLMFGRLLRPRLSTVHIELPSGRDLAELVDRVVRDPGGAPEVHEVFGARIVHRESS; encoded by the coding sequence ATGCGCTACGTCATGGTGCAGATACCGAAAGAGCCAGTCTCTCCGTCGCCCGCACCACCCGCCGTGCCGACGAGTGCCGATGTGGCACGTCTGGCCGGTGTCTCGCGTGCGACCGTGTCCTACGTCCTGAACAACACCAGCGCCGTGCGGATCAGCGAACCCACGCGCCGCCGCGTCCACAAGGCGGCCGAGGAACTGGGGTACGTCCCGCACGCAGCGGCCCGCAGCCTGCGCGCCGGACACAGCCGCATGGTGCTGATGCCCTCCCCGAACGTGCCGGTGGGCCCGCTCTACAGCCAGTTCTTCAACGAACTCCAGTGGGCGCTCAGCCGTCTCGACTACACCGTCGTGCAGTACGGAAGCATCGGCCTGTACGGCGACGAGGCCGCCCGCGCCTGGGCCGAACTGCGGCCGGTCGCGGTCCTCGTGCCCGGCGGGGGCCTCGGACCGCAGGGCGTACACGTCCTCAAGCGCTCCGGCGCCCGCGCCGTCGTCACGCTCGGCCCCGAACGCGTCGAGGGCGCGCACGCCCTGCTCCTGGACCACGACGGGGTCGGCCACAGCGCCGGGGTGCACCTGCTGGCCCGGGGGCGCCGCCGGGTCGGCGTCGTCATCCCGCAGGAGCCCGGCCTGGAGTTCTTCTCCAAGCCCCGGCTCGAAGGCGTACGGCGCGCCCTTGAGGGCACCGACGCGACCGTCACCGAGCTGCCACTCGCCTACGAGGAGGAGGCCGCCGCCCGACTTGCCGCGCGCTGGCGCTCACTCGGCCTGGACGCCGTCTTCGCCTACAACGACGAGTACGCGATGCTGCTGATGCGCGCCCTGCAGGACGAAGGGGTCGGCATTCCGCAGGAGACGGCCGTCGTCGGCGCCGACGACCTGATGTTCGGCCGACTGCTGCGGCCGAGGCTGAGCACGGTCCACATCGAACTGCCCTCCGGACGCGACCTCGCCGAGCTCGTCGACCGTGTGGTGCGCGATCCGGGAGGCGCGCCCGAAGTGCACGAAGTGTTCGGGGCGCGGATCGTGCACCGCGAATCGAGCTGA
- a CDS encoding dihydrolipoyl dehydrogenase family protein, which produces MTETESIVYDVVVLGAGPVGENVADRTRAAGLSTAVVESELVGGECSYWACMPSKALLRPVIARADARRVPGLDHLVQGSLDAPAVLAHRDYEVSNWKDDGQVGWLDGIGADLYRGQGRLAGPRTVTVTGPDGEHHVLTARHAVAVCTGSRALLPDLPGLAEVNPWTSREATSAKSVPGRLIVVGGGVVATEMATAWQALGSQVTVLVRGKGLLSRMEPFAGELVAEALTEAGADVRTGTSVESVRREGDTLVVVTDAGDRLEADEILFATGRAPRTEDIGLDTIGLEPGSWLSVDDTLRVTGSEWLYAVGDVNHRALLTHQGKYQARIAGAAIAARAEGLPLLETDAWGAHAATADHAAVPQVVFTDPEAAAVGLSLAEAEQAGRRVRAVDVNLSAVAGAGLYADGYRGRARMVVDLDSETLLGVTFVGPGVGELIHSASIAVAGEVPISRLWHAVPSYPTISEVWLRLLEAYRG; this is translated from the coding sequence ATGACGGAAACGGAATCCATCGTGTACGACGTCGTGGTGCTCGGTGCCGGGCCCGTGGGGGAGAACGTCGCCGACCGCACCCGTGCGGCCGGTCTCTCCACCGCGGTCGTGGAGAGCGAACTGGTCGGCGGCGAGTGTTCGTACTGGGCGTGCATGCCCAGCAAGGCGCTCCTGCGCCCGGTGATCGCCCGCGCGGACGCCCGCCGCGTCCCGGGTCTCGACCACCTCGTGCAAGGCTCCCTCGACGCGCCGGCGGTCCTGGCCCACCGGGACTACGAGGTCTCGAACTGGAAGGACGACGGCCAGGTCGGCTGGCTGGACGGCATCGGTGCCGACCTGTACCGGGGGCAGGGAAGGCTCGCCGGGCCACGCACGGTGACGGTGACCGGCCCCGACGGAGAGCACCACGTGCTCACCGCCCGGCACGCGGTGGCCGTGTGCACCGGCAGCCGCGCCCTGCTCCCCGACCTGCCGGGGCTCGCCGAGGTGAACCCGTGGACCAGCCGGGAGGCGACGAGCGCCAAGTCCGTCCCCGGGCGGCTGATCGTCGTGGGCGGCGGCGTGGTGGCCACCGAGATGGCCACTGCCTGGCAGGCCCTCGGCTCCCAGGTGACCGTCCTGGTCCGCGGCAAGGGCCTGCTGTCCCGCATGGAGCCCTTCGCCGGGGAACTGGTCGCCGAGGCGCTCACCGAGGCGGGCGCGGACGTACGCACCGGCACCTCGGTCGAGTCGGTACGGCGTGAGGGCGACACCCTCGTGGTCGTCACGGATGCCGGAGACCGCCTGGAGGCGGACGAGATCCTCTTCGCCACCGGCCGCGCACCCCGCACCGAGGACATCGGCCTCGACACGATCGGCCTGGAGCCCGGCTCCTGGCTGTCGGTCGACGACACCCTGCGGGTCACAGGCAGCGAGTGGCTGTACGCGGTGGGCGACGTGAACCACCGCGCACTCCTCACCCACCAGGGCAAATACCAGGCACGTATCGCGGGCGCGGCGATCGCGGCCCGCGCCGAGGGCCTCCCCCTGCTGGAGACGGACGCCTGGGGCGCCCACGCGGCGACCGCCGACCACGCGGCCGTCCCGCAGGTGGTCTTCACCGACCCCGAAGCGGCGGCGGTCGGCCTTTCCCTCGCGGAGGCGGAGCAGGCGGGCCGCCGGGTCCGCGCGGTGGACGTCAACCTGTCGGCGGTCGCGGGTGCGGGTCTGTACGCGGACGGCTACCGCGGCCGTGCCCGCATGGTCGTCGACCTGGACAGCGAAACGCTGCTGGGCGTCACGTTCGTCGGCCCCGGTGTCGGGGAACTCATCCACTCCGCGAGCATCGCCGTCGCCGGCGAGGTTCCGATCAGCCGGCTGTGGCACGCGGTGCCGTCGTATCCGACGATCAGCGAGGTGTGGCTGCGACTGCTGGAGGCATACCGGGGCTGA